One segment of Vulpes lagopus strain Blue_001 chromosome 8, ASM1834538v1, whole genome shotgun sequence DNA contains the following:
- the EPC1 gene encoding enhancer of polycomb homolog 1 isoform X3: protein MIFQELPSSLPARMEHHLQRAISAQQVYGEKRDNMVIPVPEAESNIAYYESIYPGEFKMPKQLIHIQPFSLDAEQPDYDLDSEDEVFVNKLKKKMDICPLQFEEMIDRLEKGSGQQPVSLQEAKLLLKEDDELIREVYEYWIKKRKNCRGPSLIPSVKQEKRDGSSTNDPYVAFRRRTEKMQTRKNRKNDEASYEKMLKLRRDLSRAVTILEMIKRREKSKRELLHLTLEIMEKRYNLGDYNGEIVSEVMAQRQPMKPTYAIPIIPITNSSQFKHQEAMDVKEFKANKQDKADLIRPKRKYEKKPKVLPSSAAATPQQTSPAALPVFNAKDLNQYDFPSSDEEPLSQVLSGSSEAEEENDPDGPFAFRRKAGCQYYAPHLDQTGNWPWTSPKDGGLGDVRYRYCLTTLTVPQRCIGFTRRRVGRGGRVLLDRAHSDYDSMFRHLDLEMLSSPQHSPVNQFANTSETNTSDKSFSKDLSQILVNIKSCRWRHFRPRTPTLHDSDNDELSCRKLYRSINRTGTAQPGTQTCSTSSQSKSSSGSAHFAFTAEQYQQHQQQLALMQKQQLAQIQQQQANSNSSTTTAQNLASNQQKSGFRLNLHHSHSIQGLERALQGFVSKTLDSASAQFAASALVTSEQLMGFKMKDDVVLGIGVNGVLPASGVYKGLHLSSTTPTALVHTSPSTAGSTLLQPSNMTQTSGSHSALSHQVTAANSATAQVLIGNNIRLTVPSSVATVNSIAPINARHIPRTLSAVPSSALKLAAAANCQVSKVASSSAVDSVPRENHESEKPALNNIADNTVAMEVT, encoded by the exons CTTTTAGTTTGGATGCTGAGCAGCCTGATTATGATTTGGATTCTGAAGATGAAGTATTTGtgaataaactgaaaaagaaaatggacatcTGCCCATTGCAATTTGAGGAGATGATTGACCGTCTAGAAAAAGGCAGTGGTCAGCAG CCAGTCAGTCTGCAGGAAGCCAAGCTACTGCTAAAAGAAGATGATGAATTAATTAGAGAAGTTTATGAATACtggattaaaaagagaaaaaactgtcGGGGGCCATCTCTTATCCCATCAGTAAAACAAGAAAAGCGTGATGGTTCCAGCACAAATGATCCTTATGTGGCTTTTAGAAGGCGTACTGAAAAAATGCAGACTCGAAAA AATCGCAAAAATGATGAAGCCTCttatgaaaaaatgcttaaacTGCGTCGAGATCTCAGTCGGGCTGTTACTATTCTAGAGatgataaaaagaagagaaaagagtaaAAGGGAGCTATTGCACTTAACACTGGAAATTATGGAAAAGAG GTATAATTTGGGTGACTATAATGGAGAGATCGTGTCTGAGGTTATGGCCCAGAGACAGCCAATGAAACCTACTTATGCCATCCCCATCATCCCGATCACTAATAGCAGTCAGTTTAAACATCAGGAAGCAATGGATGTGAAGGAATTCAAAGCAAATAAG CAAGATAAAGCCGATCTTATCCGACCTAAACGTAAATATGAAAAGAAGCCCAAAGTCTTACCATCGTCTGCTGCTGCTACTCCTCAACAGACGAGTCCTGCTGCACTGCCCGTCTTTAATGCTAAAGATTTAAATCAGTATGACTTTCCCAGCTCAGATGAAGAACCTCTCTCCCAG gtcttGTCTGGCTCTTCGgaagctgaagaagaaaatgatccTGATGGTCCTTTTGCTTTCCGTAGGAAAGCAGGCTGTCAGTACTATGCT cctCACTTAGACCAAACTGGCAACTGGCCTTGGACTAGTCCTAAAGATGGAGGATTAGGGGATGTACGATACAGATACTGCTTAACCACCCTCACTGTACCCCAGAGGTGTATTGGATTTACACGAAGACGGGTTGGGCGTGGTGGAAG GGTCTTACTGGACAGAGCTCACTCAGACTATGACAGTATGTTTCGCCATCTGGATTTGGAAATGCTTTCCTCTCCACAACATTCTCCAGTCAATCAGTTTGCCAATACCTCAGAAACAAATACCTCGGACAAATCTTTCTCTAAAGACCTCAGTCAGATACTAGTCAATATCAAATCATGTAGATGGCGGCATTTTAGGCCTCGGACACCAACCCTACATGACAGTGACAATGATGAACTCTCCTGTAGAAAATTGTATAGGAGTATAAATCGAACAGGAACAGCACAACCTGGGACCCAGACATGCAGTACCTCCTCGCAAAGTAAAAGTAGCAGTGGTTCAGCACATTTTG CATTTACAGCCGAACAATACCAGCAACATCAACAGCAACTGGCACTAATGCAGAAACAGCAGCTTGCCCAAATTCAGCAACAGCAAGCAAATAGTAATTCCTCCACCACCACTGCACAG AACCTTGCATCTAACCAGCAGAAAAGTGGCTTTCGCCTGAATCTACATCATAGCCATTCTATACAGGGTTTAGAAAGAGCATTACAG ggttttgtttCCAAGACTTTGGATTCTGCTAGTGCTCAATTTGCTGCTTCTGCTTTGGTGACATCAGAACAACTGATGGGATTCAAGATGAAGGATGATGTGGTGCTTGGAATTGGGGTGAATGGCGTCCTTCCAGCCTCAG gaGTATACAAGGGCTTACACCTCAGCAGTACTACACCAACAGCACTTGTACACACGAGTCCATCAACGGCAGGTTCAACATTGTTACAACCTTCAAACATGACACAGACTTCAGGTTCCCACAGTGCGCTGAGTCATCAAGTCACTGCTGCCAATTCTGCaacagctcaggttctgatcggGAACAACATTCGATTAACTGTCCCTTCGTCAGTTGCCACTGTAAACTCTATCGCCCCCATCAATGCACGACACATACCTAGGACTTTAAGTGCTGTCCCGTCGTCTGCCTTAAAGCTGGCTGCCGCAGCAAACTGTCAAGTCTCCAAGGTTGCATCTTCATCTGCTGTAGATTCAGTTCCAAG GGAAAATCATGAATCAGAAAAGCCAGCACTAAACAACATAGCAGACAATACAGTAGCGATGGAGGTGACGTAG